Genomic window (Methanobrevibacter sp.):
GTTTCACATCTTCTGGTCATAGCAGCGTGATAGTGGAACAATACTCTGGTAGTGGTTAAGAGTAATGGATATTCTTCATCAGGAGTTTCAACAGGTCCTTTGTGTTCTAATGCTTGGAAAATACCTAATCCGTCAGGGTGTGCGAATTTTTCTTTGTGCATTAATGGTTGACATGGATCATCTTCAGAAGGACAAGGCCAGTGAAGTGCTTCAGGAGTGTCTAATCTTTCACGGTTCATACCTGCCATGATAGGAGCACATTCTCTGATTTCTTCAAAGATTTCTTCAGCAGATTCATAGTGGAATAATGGTCTTGGTACGCCCATTCTAACTGCGATTTCTTCCATAATTTTCCAATCTACCCATGCGCCTTCAGGAGGTTCTTGAGCTTTGTGTAAGCATTGTACTCTTCTTTCACCGCTTGTGAAAGTACCTTCTTGTTCACCCCAACCTGCTGCAGGCAATACAACATCAGCACATTGTGCAGTATCGGTTAAGAAACATTCTTGTACGACTAACATGTCTAAGTTTGCAAGTGCTTCTTTGGTGTGTTGTACATCTGCATCAGAGAGAACTGGGTCTTCCCCGTGGATGTATAATACTTTTAAGTCACCAGCGTGAGCTGCATTCATCATTTCAACTAAAGTTAAACCAGGAGTTGCAGGTAAGTTTACTTCATAACCTTCACCGCTGTAGTAGTCGTTGAACCATGCGGTAGTTTCTGGGTCTGCAACTTTTCTGTATCCTACATAATCAGAAGGCAATGCTCCCATATCACAAGCACCTTGTACGTTGTTTTGTCCTCTTAATGGGTTTACACCAGTACCCATTTTACCAATGTTACCGGTTAACATTGCAAGGTTTGCAGTAGACATTACGTTGTCAGCACCGTGGGAGTGTTCGGTAATACCTAATGAGTATACAATAGCTGCTCTTTCAGCGGATGCATATTCAACAGCTAAGTGTTCAATAGTTTCAGGTTTGATGCCGGTAATTTCAGAAGCCATATCCAAAGTGTATTTTTGAACAACTTCTTTCATTTCTTCATAACCTTTTGTTCTGTTAGCGATGAATTCGTCATCTTGCAAGTCTTTGTCGATGATGACTTTAATCATAGCGTTCATTAAAGCTACGTCAGTACCGGTTTCAAATTGAACATATTCGTCTGCGAGTTTAGCAGTAGGAGTGAATCTTGGGTCCAATACTACTAATTTTGCACCGTTCTTTTTAGCTTGAATAATTTTACGACCGAATAATGGATGAGCTTCCATGTTGTTGGATCCGATACAGAAGATGTAATCAGCTTCTTTAATACTGTCGAATCCGTTGGTCATAGCACCTGATCCGAAGGTGGTTGCTAAACCTGCTACGGTAGGACCGTGACAGATACGAGCACAGTGGTCTACGTTTTGAGTACCACAAGCTACTCTTGCTAATTTTTGAGTGATGTAAATGTTTTCGTTAGGAGAACGAGCACATGCGTAGAATCCAACTTTGTTTGGATCTTCATCTGATACTTCTTTAAGTTTGTTAGCAACTAAGTCTAATGCTTCGTCCCAGGAAGCTTCTCTAAATTCCCCATTTTCTTTTATTAAAGGAGTAGATAATCTGTCTTCCCTATTAATAAATTGATATCCAAAGTTTCCTTTTGGACATACTTTACCCTCGTTTACAGGGCTTCTTTTTAAAGGTTCTACACCAACAATTTTTTCGTCTTTTACAACGAAATTGAGTCCACATCCGGTACCACAGTATGGACAGATTGTTGGAACATATTTTATTTCAACCATTTTATAATCTCCAAAATGTATTTTATTATAAATAATTTAAAAAAGAAGCTTAAAAAAAAGCTTCTAAAAGTTCATTATACTATTTTATTCTTTGAGATAGGTGTACCAATAGATACAAGCTACAAAGAGTCCCCCACCAATAATGTTACCGATAGTAACTGGTATTAAGTTGTTAATGATAATAGTACTCCAGGTTACACCATTAGCACCTAAGAACATACCTAATGGGATGAAGAACATGTTTGCTACACTGTGCTCAAATCCAATACATACAAACGCCATGATTGGGAACCAAATACCAACGATTTTACCGATGATATCATCAGATGCATTAGCTAACCATACAGCTAAACATACAAGCCAGTTACATCCAATAGCTTTAATCATAGCAGTTAGGAATGGCATAGTAACTTTACCTTCAGCTACTGCAATAGCTTTAGCAGAAATAGCATATGCTGGTGCTGCGGTATCAACAGGAGTAATTCCTCCCATGAAAGCAAGAACGTAAGCTACAAATAAAGCACCTACGAAGTTAAATATCCAACTAATTACCCAATTTTTAGCAAGACCTCCAACGGAAGCACTACCATCTAAAACACCAACAGTCATGAACATTACATTTCCAGTGAAGAGTTCAGATCCTGCAAGAACAACAATGATCAAACCTACAGGGAACACTGCACCAAATACAAATTTTTCTAAACCAATAGGAGCGCCTGCGTTTAACATGCCTGCGCTTGCAACAACCGCTAATAAACCACCAAATGCAATATATGCACCTGCTAAGAAGGAAAGCAATATTACATTAACAATATTTGCGGATTCTTTTACACCAGCAGTATTTGATATTGCTTTCGCAGTATCAACTGGACTTTTAAATGATGAACTCATTATATCAACCTCTTTATTCCCTTAATATTAAATTTTAATAATACTAATGAATTCCACATGACAAATAGGTTTTCAAAGTATTATGATAATATGTATACTGTATCTATATATAAAGGATTTACCATTAGAAAATAAAAGAAATATTTAAATATGACCTATAATTTAAATTAAATGTAATGATAAAACATGATGAATTAAGTAATATCATGAAAAAAAACTTATTTTTATTAAATTCCATTTCAAATGAACTTCAATTATTAAATCATATTGATTAAATCGATGAAAAGTATTAATGGACATTTTATAAAAACCATATCAGAATATAAACAACTTAAAAGCAGGTTAATATAAATATTAAACAATCTAAACATAAAAAAAGAAAAGAAATAGCTGTTAAAAATATATTCTAACAGACATCAATCGAATTTATTCAACGGTTTCATAATATGATTCATCAGCACATGACTTGCAAATTGATTTTCCCGCTCTAAGCAGATGATAATTATCAGTTATTTTTTCACAACACTCACTGCACCATGAAGTAGTATGGTCTCCTCCAGGTTGTTGAGCTTCATTAAAAGGCTTTACTTTAACTTTTTCAACATTGAATAATTCTTCAGGAGGAGTTATTCTAAATCTCTCAACCATTTCTTCCCTGGTTTCTTTTGTTTTATTTTTTTTATTGGCATCTGCATCAGAAACCCTGTATGCTTCACCAGTATCCATATTATAAAAAGTGGCTGCAAATCTTCCGTAATATACCAGTTTTAAAGATCTCTTACCAATTGTGCATTTAGTTACAGACTGAATCCCGTCAGCTGTGCATCTCTCATTTTCCAAAATTACAATTAAATTCTTATGTCTTTTATTTAGCTCCATTCCCAACAATTCAAGACCGTACATACCTAACTTGGTTCCAATAGCAATGCCTCCACAAAGTTCACCATGAAACTCAACTGCTTTTTTCAACTGTTCGTCATAATCTTCAATATTCATAACATGACCTCCTTTAAATTAATATAGATATCAGACATTATATAATATTATTATATGATTCGAAAATATCAGTTGAGGATGAAAGTATGAAAATTGAAGAAATCGATGCAATTCAATATAAAAATAATCAACATCATGAAGTTAAAGAAAAAGTTGTAAAAGATGAAACTATTACTTTAACCATTAATAAAAGCATTTCACGCAGTCTTTCAGCAATTGAAGAATCCCTTAAAGAATTTGCAGCCGGATATTTAATTAATGAAAATATGATTAAATCAATGGACGATATTAAAAACCTGGAAATTGACGGCCCCCAAATTAATGTGGAAATTGATGACAGGCTGCTTAAAACAAACGAAACAGTCCTGTGTTCGGATTCTGCAGGAGGATGGAGAAGTAAAATTAAAGAAGTAATTCCTGTTGAATCAGATTTTAAAGTCAGCGTTAATGAACTGATTGAGAGAATTAACGAATTAAAAGAAAATGCTGAAATCTGGCAGGCAACAGGAGGAACACATGTGGCAGGGATTGTGCATAACGGCAAATTTGTTGTAAAAGAAGATGTGAGCCGCCATGTAGCAGTTGACAAGGTAATTGGGTACGGAATACTAAACGGTTTTGATTTAAAAAATTCCTATGTGATTTACAGTGGAAGAATGCCTGCAGACATGGTAATAAAAATGACCCGAGCAGGAGTTCCTGTTTTAGCATCAAACGCAGCTCCCGCTAATTCGGGATATAACATTGCAAAAAAAGGAAATATTACATTAGTCGGATTTTTAAGAGGGCAGCGCTGTAATATATATAATAATCAGAATAGAGTAATTTTTGACTGAATTACTCTAAAACAGTATGTCTTGCTTTTAAATCACTTTCTGTCTGGTGCATTTTTTCCATTAGTTCAGAAACAATTGCATCCAAGAACACCAAAGTTGTTAATTCAAATGCAGTACCTAAAGGAGTTAAAGAAGTGTAGTTTCCATGAATTTGACGTTTCATATAATTTTCATCATCGACTTCTTTTTTAGTCCTTCCTTTAACAAGAATATAAGCATCAGCCAACTGCCCCAAAGTGGATTCGGGATAAGATGTTAAAGCTAAAACTTTTGAACCTCTATTTTTAGCTATTTTTGCCGCTGATACAATAGTGTTTGTTTCACCGGAACCGGAAATCGCTATAATACAGTCATCTTCATAAATAGCCGGAGAAATGGTTTCCCCTACAACATATGCACTTAAACCTAAATGCATCAATCTCATTGCAAATGCTTTAGCCGCAAGCCCTGACCTTCCAGCACCTGTAACAAAGATATTTTTAGATTCAATAATAATATTTTCAAATTCATCAATCGCCTGTTCATCCAAAAGTTCTTCAGCCTTTTTAATGTTGTTCAATATTGTCTCAATAGAAGATTTCATTATGTCCATTTTTATCTATTCCAAAAATCGATATTATTAATTATGATTAAAATTTTATTTATAATTGATGGAATTCAATAGTAAAGGATTGATAAGTTTAGAGATAAATGGCAATGTCTACGGATATAAATTATATGAAAGTTTAGAATCCCTATCCAAAACCAAATCCCAGAGAAGATCTGCAAAAGAGTTAAACATATCCCATACAGTATTTAATAGAAGGATGCTTAAAGCAGAAGAAAAATTAGGCTTTAAAATTACTCAAAAAATAGGAAACGGCACTGCACTTACTCCGGAAGGATTGGAATTATTGAATGAGTTTAGAAAATATGCACTTCAAATCGAAAAAACTTCTTTTATCAGCATAGTTGGAGGACATATAAGTGCGGGCCTTTTGGAAAGTATTGACCTGCCATTTAAAACAAGCATATACAGCAGCAATGATAAAGACGCTTTTGAGTTAGCTAAAAGAGGAGTTGTTGACATATTGGCATTGGACGATCCGCTAATAGCTTTTGAAAAAGATTTGAATTTTTTCCCGATAGCTTACGATTATCTGGTTCTTATTTCAAGCCAGGGGACAGAAAAAATAGAAAGCATTTCCGATTTGGAGGGACTTGATTTTATAGAAGTGTCTGGGTCAGCTCAAAGGCTTGCCTGGAATAGTTTAAAACATTATGATATAAAGTTCAACATTAAAGAAAAGGTAAACTCACAATTTGATGCTTATAAACGGGTCAGAAGCTCTAAAAATCTACATACATTTTTAAATGCCAGTTATTTTAAAGGAAATGAACTGCTGAAATTTGACACTCAGCATGTAATCAGTTTAGTTAAAGTTAACGAAGATAACTCCGAAATCGATGAACTTATAAGATATTTAACAAAAGAGGGTCAGAAGGACATTGAAAAGCAGGGTTTTGCACCTATGTAACATTACTTTTCAGATGCTCTTAGAAAAATAAAATTACTATTATATAATATTATATAAGTAACAGGATACGACAAAATTTTTTCGTGATTTAACGTTTAGATGAATTTTCAAAACATTAAATAACGATAAAGAACAATATTTAAATGAAAAATTTAAAGGAGATACTATGGCAAAAAACAGAGATTTACTAGCGATTGGCCACTCTGCTCATGATTACATTATTAGAGTGCCTGAATTTCCAAAGGCGAACTTTTCAGCTCCAATTACAAATATGGAAACATTCAATGGAGGAGCAGCTGCAAATGTTGCCTGTGTTGGAGCTAAATTAGGATTAAGAACTTCACTGGTTTCAGCTGTTGGAGGAGATTTCAAAAAGACTGAATATTATGAACATATGCAGAATTTAGGTATTGACACAGATTCACTGATTATTGTTCCCGGCGAGGCAACACCTACCGCATTTGTTTTAACCGATGATAATGAAGACCAGATCAGCTACTTCTATTGGGGAGCTGCCCGTGAATTTGCAGAAAGCAAAGTGCCTACATCTGCAATTAAAAACACAGAAGCAATACATTTAGCAACAGGAGACCCTAATTTCAATTGGAAATGCTCTGAAGAAGCAAAAAATGAAGATTTGCTTGTTTCATTCGATCCTGGCCAAGACCTTGGCATGTACACCACCAAAAAACTAAAAGAAGTTATTGAAAATACAACAATTCTTTTTGGAAATCATCATGAAATCGAAAGGATTTTAGAATCATTGGAAGTGGATTTAAACGGACTGCTCGAAATAGGACCAAAAATAGTTGTTAAAACCTGCGGCGCTAACGGTAGTGAAATTTACTCAACTGAAGAAAAAATAAAAATTGACTCTGTTAAAAGGGAAGCTATTGACCCAACAGGTGCTGGAGATTCCTATAGAGCAGGATTTTTATCAAGATTCCTAAATGGCGAGTCATTAGAAGAATCTGCCAAATTTGCTTCATCAGTATCATCTTTTATTGTTGAGCATAAGGGTTGCCAAACCAATATGCCTACTTTTGATGAGGCATTTGAAAGAATGAATGGATTTTACTAAATCTATTCTTCGTTACTTTTTTTTAAACTACACTTTATTTTTATCAAAACAACTTTATTTTCCCAATACAAATCTGAAAATACTATTTTTTCAAAAATAATTGAAATATATCAATATTATTTTAATTAGAAAATAACCAACTAATTTAAATACTAATAAGTAAATATAAAAAATTATCAAATTGATATGAGAAAAAATTAAACTTGATTGTTATAAATCTCATTTGAACATAAAGTGATAACATGACCCAAATTAGTGATGCAAAAAAAGGAATTTTGACAGAAGAAATGAAACATGTTGCAAAAATAGAAAATGTTTCAGAAGATTTTATTTTAAAATCAGTAGCCCAAGGGACTATAGTAATACCAAGCAATGTAAACAGAGACATTGAAGCTTCCGGTATCGGTGCAGGACTTAGAACAAAAGTAAACGCAACCGTCGGAACCTCAACAGATATTGTTGACTTTGATGAAGAGGTATTGAAAGCTCAAATTGCAATTGACCATGGCGCAGACTGTTTAATGGAATTAAGTATTGGCGGAGATTTAGACGTAATTAGAAGAAGAGTTCTTGACATGTCTCCATTGCCTGTAGGTTCAGTACCGGTTTATCAGGCAGCTATCGAAAGAATTAGAAAAGACGGTTCTGTAATTTACATGGAAGAAGAAGATTTGTTTAAAACCATCGAAAAACAGGCAAAAGACGGTATTGACTTCATGGCAGTTCACAGCAGTATCAACATTGAAACTTTAACCAGACTCAAAAGGCAAGGCCGTGTAACCGGACTCGTATCCCGTGGAGGATCATTTATGTCCGGATGGATTGTTGAAAACGAAAAAGAAAATCCGTTATACTCAAACTTTGACTATGTTTTAGAAATCGCTAAAGAACATGACGTTGTTCTTTCACTTGCAAACGGTATGAGAGCAGGATCAATTGCCGATTCAACTGACAGAGCCCAAATACAAGAATTGATCATTTTAGGAGAATTAATCGACAGGTCCCGTGAAGCAGGAGTGCAATGTATGATTGAAGGACCTGGACACATCCCAATTAACGAAATCCCAACAAACGTCATGATTCAAAAGAAAATGTGTTCCAACGCTCCTTTCTATATGCTCGGACCTATTGTATGTGATGTGGCACCTGGTTATGACCACATCGTATCTGCAATCGGTGCGGCATCTTCTGCAAAAGCAGGAGCTGATTTCATATGTTATGTGACTCCTGCAGAACACCTTGCCCTTCCAAACCCTGACGATGTAAGGGAAGGAGTAATTGCAACAAAGATTGGAGCTTATGCAGGTGACCTTGCAACCGGTACAGTAGACGGATCACAAGATTTGGCTATGGCTGAAGCCCGTAAAAAACTTGATTGGGAAGCACAATACTCATGTGCAATGTTTCCTGAAGCTGCACGTGCAAAAAGAAACCAAAGACCTCCTGAAGAAGAAGACACATGTACAATGTGCGGAAATTACTGTGCAGTGAAAATCGTAAACGAATGGTTGGACAAATCCGATTCCGACTTAATCAAATAGATAGATTCCTATCTATTTTATTCTTTTTTTAATTTTAATTTTACCATTACCGCAAAACTATTTTATATTTAATTAAATAACCGTAATTAAAAGGCATGACTATAAAAGCATCATCTCCGATAAAATCAGACAAAAGAATATCATGAGAAATAAATGAAAATGCTTAAACATAACTCGGATAATGATGCACCGTTTCTAAAAATCAGTGAATTTGAGTCATGCAAATACAAACTTCACAACATGACATTTTACTTAATCTTTTTATATAAATAACAACAGATAGTATTATAATATAACTTATTTTATGATAATTTTTTTATTGAATGGTGAATTTAAATGACACATTGGATTGAAAATGTAGCTAATGAACTAGCAAAAAGAGATGTAGAAGAACATGTTATTGCAAGTGGAACCTCTATTTCAGGTTCAATTCACATTGGAAACTCTTGCGACATATTTATCGCTAACGCAATTGGAAAAAAAATAAGAGAACTTGGAAAAGAAGCAAAAACAATATGGATTGCAGATGACCACGACCCCTTAAGAAAAGTTCCGTTCCCTCTTCCTGAAGATTATGATAAATACTTAGGTATGCCGTACTCAATTATTCCATGTCCTGACGGCTGCTGTGCCAACTTTGTAGAACACTTTGAAAAGCCTTTACTTTCAGTGATGGACGATTATGGAATTGAAATGGAAACAAAATCCGGTTTTGAAATGTATAAAAACGGAGATTATGATGAGTACATCAGAACTTCCCTTGAAAAAGTTGAAGAAATCAAAGAAATCTTCAATGAATACAGAAGAGAACCTTTAGCAGATGACTGGTTACCATACAATCCGATTTGTGACGAATGTGGACGTGTAAATACAACTTATGCTTATGACTACGACGGAGACATCATCAAATATAGATGTGAATGTGGACATGAAGGTGAAATGGACATTAAAACTGGTAACGGTAAACTTACATGGAGAGTGGAATGGGCTGCAAGATGGAAAATCTTTGGAACCACATGCGAACCGTTCGGAAAAGACCATGCAGCCAGCGGAGGATCATATGATGTGAGCAGCATCATTTCAGAAAAAATATTTGATTATCCTGCACCTTTCCCAGTGCCATATGAATGGATTACACTTGACGGCGAAGCAATGAGTAAATCTCACGGAGTATTCTTTGCTCCTGAAGAATGGTTAAAAATTGGACCTGCAGAAAGTCTCAACTATTATTTATTTAGATCCAAACCAATGAAAGCAAAAGATTTCTCACCAAAAATGCCTTTCCTGGACTTTATTGACCAATTCGATACTGTTGAAAAAGTATTCTACGGTGAAGAAGAAGCTCCATCTGAAAAAGAAGGTAAAAAATTCAAAGAAATCTATGAAATCAGTCAAATTAATGAAGGAAGCCCATTACCTTTCAGACCTCCATTTAGATTCTTAGTTAATGCTTATCAAATTGCAGGAGACGATTTGGAAAAAATCTTTGCAATTTTAAAAAGAAATTCCCAATTAACTAAAAGTTTTAAAGACAAGGAATTCGGCGACTTAACCGAAGCGGAATTAGCACAGTACCGCGAAAGGGTTGACAATGTAATTTACTGGTTAGACACTTACGCACCTAAATTTGTGAAATTCCAAGTGCAGGAGAAAAATATTCCTAAATTGCCATTAACTGATGAACAAACTAAATTCTTAACAGATTTGGCCGATTTAATGGAAAATAATGAATTCGGTGATGCAACTGAATTGCACGATGCAATGTATGAAATCTTAGAAGGTCAGGAACTGAAACCTCAAAAAGGATTCCAGGCTATTTATAAAATGATTCTTGGTCAAAAACAAGGTCCTAGAGCTGCATCATTCCTGTTAAGCTTAGATAAAGATTTCGTGGTAAAAAGATTAAGACAAGAAGCTTAATCTTTTAATTTTTCTTTTTATTTTAAATAATCACAATAAAGTCTTAAATTCTTTTTTCATCAAAGTGCCGTCAACAAATTTATAATCCAATTTTTCAAATATTTCAACTAAAATATCTTCACGGCTATCAAAACTGACAACAATGCTTTTGAATTCATAATCAATAGCTATTTTTTCAAGCTGCCTGATTAATTTATAGGCTATTTTTTCTCGGTTATCACGGGAATTTAAAAATAATGTGGTAATTTCAGCAGAGTCACAGCCATATACTTTAAAGCTAGTGCATCCCACAGTTTTTTTAGAATTCATCAAAAGCAAGACTACCTGCGGTTCTTCCAAAATAGCTCCAAAAGATTTGCAAAAATCAATGAATCTTTCATCTCTCTCATCTGTTACAATAATCTCCATTTATACTGCCTCAGTAGTAAATCCAACTTTTTTAAGTTCTTCTTCCCACATTTCAGGATTATCTGATATGAATTTTAAAAATAAGTCCCTGCACTTTAAATTATTCAATACAACAACATCAACACCATTGCACTGAAGAAAATTTTCAGCACCAATAAGAGTAGTGTTCTCACCGATAACGACACGGGAGATATTATACAGTATTACAGCTCCGGAACACATCGGGCAGGGAGATAATGTGGTATAAAGTGTGCATTTGGTATAATCCTCATAGTTTAGGCGACCTGCGTTTTCAAGCACATCCATTTCTGCATGTAAAACTACAGAATTGTTTTGAATTAACCTGTTATGTCCTCTGGATATGATTTCATCATCTTTAACCAGAACTGCCCCAATAGGAAGCCCTCCTTCATCTAAAGATTTTTCAGCCTCCCTAATAGCTTCTTGCATAAAATAGTTGTCTTTTGTCATTTTAAAAAAAAGATTAGATGAAATTAATCATCTATTTAAATCTTTTAAATAATCCCTTGTTGGATTCTTTTTCCAATGCGTCTTCAAGTTTTACAATCTGCTTTTTCAAATCAGAAATTGTTTTGGTGGAATCGTTGGATAATTTATTAAGGCTACTTTCTTTAAGCTTAAGCTGGGTGGTAAGTGATGAGATTTCTTTTTTAAGCCCATCAATTTCATTTTTGAATTTTTGGTCAACTTCATCCTTGTAGTTGCCGATTTCAATTATTTCCTCCCTTAGCTTGCCAAGTTCTTCAGAAAGGCTTTTATTTTCTTTTAAAACATTATCCAATTCTGATTTTGCATCAGCTAATTTGCTAGATAAATCATTATTTTCCTTTTTCAAATCGTCGATATTTACTGAATTGAGTTTTTCCCTATATTCATCAA
Coding sequences:
- a CDS encoding nucleoside deaminase, whose amino-acid sequence is MTKDNYFMQEAIREAEKSLDEGGLPIGAVLVKDDEIISRGHNRLIQNNSVVLHAEMDVLENAGRLNYEDYTKCTLYTTLSPCPMCSGAVILYNISRVVIGENTTLIGAENFLQCNGVDVVVLNNLKCRDLFLKFISDNPEMWEEELKKVGFTTEAV
- a CDS encoding formate/nitrite transporter family protein: MSSSFKSPVDTAKAISNTAGVKESANIVNVILLSFLAGAYIAFGGLLAVVASAGMLNAGAPIGLEKFVFGAVFPVGLIIVVLAGSELFTGNVMFMTVGVLDGSASVGGLAKNWVISWIFNFVGALFVAYVLAFMGGITPVDTAAPAYAISAKAIAVAEGKVTMPFLTAMIKAIGCNWLVCLAVWLANASDDIIGKIVGIWFPIMAFVCIGFEHSVANMFFIPLGMFLGANGVTWSTIIINNLIPVTIGNIIGGGLFVACIYWYTYLKE
- the thiC gene encoding phosphomethylpyrimidine synthase translates to MTQISDAKKGILTEEMKHVAKIENVSEDFILKSVAQGTIVIPSNVNRDIEASGIGAGLRTKVNATVGTSTDIVDFDEEVLKAQIAIDHGADCLMELSIGGDLDVIRRRVLDMSPLPVGSVPVYQAAIERIRKDGSVIYMEEEDLFKTIEKQAKDGIDFMAVHSSINIETLTRLKRQGRVTGLVSRGGSFMSGWIVENEKENPLYSNFDYVLEIAKEHDVVLSLANGMRAGSIADSTDRAQIQELIILGELIDRSREAGVQCMIEGPGHIPINEIPTNVMIQKKMCSNAPFYMLGPIVCDVAPGYDHIVSAIGAASSAKAGADFICYVTPAEHLALPNPDDVREGVIATKIGAYAGDLATGTVDGSQDLAMAEARKKLDWEAQYSCAMFPEAARAKRNQRPPEEEDTCTMCGNYCAVKIVNEWLDKSDSDLIK
- the lysS gene encoding lysine--tRNA ligase, producing MTHWIENVANELAKRDVEEHVIASGTSISGSIHIGNSCDIFIANAIGKKIRELGKEAKTIWIADDHDPLRKVPFPLPEDYDKYLGMPYSIIPCPDGCCANFVEHFEKPLLSVMDDYGIEMETKSGFEMYKNGDYDEYIRTSLEKVEEIKEIFNEYRREPLADDWLPYNPICDECGRVNTTYAYDYDGDIIKYRCECGHEGEMDIKTGNGKLTWRVEWAARWKIFGTTCEPFGKDHAASGGSYDVSSIISEKIFDYPAPFPVPYEWITLDGEAMSKSHGVFFAPEEWLKIGPAESLNYYLFRSKPMKAKDFSPKMPFLDFIDQFDTVEKVFYGEEEAPSEKEGKKFKEIYEISQINEGSPLPFRPPFRFLVNAYQIAGDDLEKIFAILKRNSQLTKSFKDKEFGDLTEAELAQYRERVDNVIYWLDTYAPKFVKFQVQEKNIPKLPLTDEQTKFLTDLADLMENNEFGDATELHDAMYEILEGQELKPQKGFQAIYKMILGQKQGPRAASFLLSLDKDFVVKRLRQEA
- the fdhD gene encoding formate dehydrogenase accessory sulfurtransferase FdhD; its protein translation is MKIEEIDAIQYKNNQHHEVKEKVVKDETITLTINKSISRSLSAIEESLKEFAAGYLINENMIKSMDDIKNLEIDGPQINVEIDDRLLKTNETVLCSDSAGGWRSKIKEVIPVESDFKVSVNELIERINELKENAEIWQATGGTHVAGIVHNGKFVVKEDVSRHVAVDKVIGYGILNGFDLKNSYVIYSGRMPADMVIKMTRAGVPVLASNAAPANSGYNIAKKGNITLVGFLRGQRCNIYNNQNRVIFD
- a CDS encoding carbohydrate kinase family protein: MAKNRDLLAIGHSAHDYIIRVPEFPKANFSAPITNMETFNGGAAANVACVGAKLGLRTSLVSAVGGDFKKTEYYEHMQNLGIDTDSLIIVPGEATPTAFVLTDDNEDQISYFYWGAAREFAESKVPTSAIKNTEAIHLATGDPNFNWKCSEEAKNEDLLVSFDPGQDLGMYTTKKLKEVIENTTILFGNHHEIERILESLEVDLNGLLEIGPKIVVKTCGANGSEIYSTEEKIKIDSVKREAIDPTGAGDSYRAGFLSRFLNGESLEESAKFASSVSSFIVEHKGCQTNMPTFDEAFERMNGFY
- a CDS encoding LysR family transcriptional regulator, whose protein sequence is MEFNSKGLISLEINGNVYGYKLYESLESLSKTKSQRRSAKELNISHTVFNRRMLKAEEKLGFKITQKIGNGTALTPEGLELLNEFRKYALQIEKTSFISIVGGHISAGLLESIDLPFKTSIYSSNDKDAFELAKRGVVDILALDDPLIAFEKDLNFFPIAYDYLVLISSQGTEKIESISDLEGLDFIEVSGSAQRLAWNSLKHYDIKFNIKEKVNSQFDAYKRVRSSKNLHTFLNASYFKGNELLKFDTQHVISLVKVNEDNSEIDELIRYLTKEGQKDIEKQGFAPM
- a CDS encoding FmdE family protein yields the protein MNIEDYDEQLKKAVEFHGELCGGIAIGTKLGMYGLELLGMELNKRHKNLIVILENERCTADGIQSVTKCTIGKRSLKLVYYGRFAATFYNMDTGEAYRVSDADANKKNKTKETREEMVERFRITPPEELFNVEKVKVKPFNEAQQPGGDHTTSWCSECCEKITDNYHLLRAGKSICKSCADESYYETVE
- the fdhF gene encoding formate dehydrogenase subunit alpha — translated: MVEIKYVPTICPYCGTGCGLNFVVKDEKIVGVEPLKRSPVNEGKVCPKGNFGYQFINREDRLSTPLIKENGEFREASWDEALDLVANKLKEVSDEDPNKVGFYACARSPNENIYITQKLARVACGTQNVDHCARICHGPTVAGLATTFGSGAMTNGFDSIKEADYIFCIGSNNMEAHPLFGRKIIQAKKNGAKLVVLDPRFTPTAKLADEYVQFETGTDVALMNAMIKVIIDKDLQDDEFIANRTKGYEEMKEVVQKYTLDMASEITGIKPETIEHLAVEYASAERAAIVYSLGITEHSHGADNVMSTANLAMLTGNIGKMGTGVNPLRGQNNVQGACDMGALPSDYVGYRKVADPETTAWFNDYYSGEGYEVNLPATPGLTLVEMMNAAHAGDLKVLYIHGEDPVLSDADVQHTKEALANLDMLVVQECFLTDTAQCADVVLPAAGWGEQEGTFTSGERRVQCLHKAQEPPEGAWVDWKIMEEIAVRMGVPRPLFHYESAEEIFEEIRECAPIMAGMNRERLDTPEALHWPCPSEDDPCQPLMHKEKFAHPDGLGIFQALEHKGPVETPDEEYPLLLTTTRVLFHYHAAMTRRCETLSNEVKTGFIEINSKDAKERGIIDGEVVRAYSRRGEIAIPARVTDIIKEGIVNIPMHFVECAANVLTNSDSFDPKSKMVELKACAINVEKLPEKRIMKGEVYKDGTDTEIKAENMATTSIKVGK
- the hxlB gene encoding 6-phospho-3-hexuloisomerase yields the protein MDIMKSSIETILNNIKKAEELLDEQAIDEFENIIIESKNIFVTGAGRSGLAAKAFAMRLMHLGLSAYVVGETISPAIYEDDCIIAISGSGETNTIVSAAKIAKNRGSKVLALTSYPESTLGQLADAYILVKGRTKKEVDDENYMKRQIHGNYTSLTPLGTAFELTTLVFLDAIVSELMEKMHQTESDLKARHTVLE